The following proteins are encoded in a genomic region of Oncorhynchus keta strain PuntledgeMale-10-30-2019 chromosome 35, Oket_V2, whole genome shotgun sequence:
- the LOC118367986 gene encoding ATP-sensitive inward rectifier potassium channel 10-like, whose translation MTSATPPSSRGSSPQKECHSMTQTEVLKPLLGAGGAEGGGSDGRGGSNGRGAATAVCALRRRRRVLSKDGHSNVHIEHVSGRGAMYLRDIWTTFLDMQWRYKLFLFSATFAGTWFLFGVLWYLVALVHGDLLEFDPPSNHTPCVMQVQTLTGAFLFSLESQTTIGYGFRCITEECPAAIILLILQLVITMVLEIFITGTFLAKVARPKKRGETVKFSQYAVVSNHEGRPCLMIRVANMRKSLLLGCSVTGKLLQTSQTKEGETMRLDQRNVPFQVDTSSDSPFLILPLTFYHIIDDSSPLRAWAAKGGGWTDPDLADFELLVIMSATVEPTSATCQVRTSYLPDEILWGYEFPPVVSLSPSGKYVADFTFFDKVDKTKTPPLFKQAPPPSPAMHSSRSSRGGAEEGADPEKIKLEESYRGEERGRGRGRGRGRGRDSSPLSVRISNV comes from the exons ATGACGTCGGCCACTCCCCCCTCCTCGCGCGGCTCCTCCCCCCAGAAGGAGTGTCACTCCATGACACAGACGGAGGTTCTGAAGCCGCTGTTGGGGGCAGGGGGGGCGGAAGGG GGGGGCAGCGACGGCAGGGGGGGCAGCAACGGCAGGGGGGCAGCGACGGCGGTCTGCGCACTCCGACGGAGACGGCGCGTTCTCTCCAAGGACGGGCACAGCAACGTGCACATCGAGCATGTGAGCGGGCGTGGGGCGATGTACCTGCGTGACATCTGGACGACCTTCCTGGACATGCAGTGGCGCTACAAGCTCTTCCTGTTCTCGGCCACCTTCGCTGGGACCTGGTTCCTGTTCGGGGTTCTGTGGTACCTGGTGGCGCTGGTGCATGGAGACCTGCTAG aGTTTGACCCTCCGTCAAACCACACCCCATGTGTGATGCAGGTGCAGACTCTGACGGGGGCGTTCCTCTTCTCACTGGAGTCACAGACCACAATTGGCTACGGCTTCCGTTGCATCACAGAGGAATGTCCCGCCGccatcatcctcctcatcctccagctCGTCATCACCATGGTGCTTGAGATCTTCATCACTGGAACCTTCCTCGCCAAG GTGGCGCGGCccaagaagagaggagagacagtgaagtTCAGTCAGTACGCTGTGGTGTCCAATCACGAGGGCCGACCCTGCCTCATGATCCGTGTGGCTAACATGCGCAAGAGCCTGCTGCTGGGCTGCTCG GTGACGGGGAAGTTGCTCCAGACGTCCCAGACCAAGGAGGGGGAGACGATGCGTCTAGACCAGAGGAACGTTCCCTTCCAGGTGGACACGTCCAGCGACAGccccttcctcatcctccccctcacctTCTACCACATCATAGACGACAGCAGCCCGCTCAGAGCCTGGGCTGCCAAGG GAGGGGGATGGACGGATCCGGATCTGGCAGACTTTGAGCTGCTGGTGATCATGAGTGCCACGGTAGAGCCCACATCCGCCACCTGCCAGGTGCGCACCTCCTACCTGCCTGATGAGATCCTGTGGGGGTATGAGTTCCCCCCCGTggtctccctgtccccgtctgggAAGTATGTGGCGGACTTCACCTTCTTCGACAAGGTGGACAAAACGAAAACCCCGCCCCTCTTCAAACAGGCCCCCCCCCCAAGCCCGGCCATGCACTCGTCCCGCAGCAGCAGAGGGGGCGCAGAGGAAGGGGCGGACCCAGAGAAGATTAAACTAGAGGAGAGCTatcgaggggaggagagggggaggggcagggggaggggcagggggagggggagagacagtagCCCCCTCAGTGTCCGTATCAGTAATgtatag
- the LOC118368907 gene encoding uncharacterized protein LOC118368907 has protein sequence MCSFLYLKMIKHVDEYSSTLHAYVAAAHSSAYVAAAHSAAYVAAAHSAAYVAAAHSAAYVAAAHSAAYVAAAHSAAYVAAAHYAAYVAAAHSAAYIAAAHSAAYVAAAHSAAYVAASHCAAYVAAAHSAAYVAASHSTAYVAAAHSAAYVAAAHSAAYVAASHSAAYVAAAHSDAYVAAAHSAAYVAAAHSAAYVAAAYVAAAHSAAYVAAAHSTAYVAAAHSAAYVAASHSAAYVAAAHSAAYVSDSHSAAYVAVAHSAAYVAASHSAAYVAAAHSDAYVAASHSAAYVAAAHSAAYVAASHSTAYVAAAHSAAYVAAAHSAAYVAASHSAAYVAAAHSDAYVAAAHSAAYVAAAHSAAYVAAAYVAAAHSAAYVAAAHSTAYIAAAHPPRSRPLPAYVAASHSAAYVAAAHSDAYIAAAHSAAYVADAYVAAAHSAAYVAAAHSTAYVAAAHSAAYVAAAHSTAYVAAAHSAAYVSDSHSAAYVAAAHSAAYVAAAHSTAYVAAAHSAAYVAAAHSTAYVAAAHSAAYVSDSHSTAYVAAAHSAAYVSDSHSAAYVAVAHSAAYVAASHSAAYVAAAHSDAYIAASQRFTAASAP, from the coding sequence ATGTGTTCTTTTCTGTATTTGAAAATGATAAAACATGTTGATGAATATAGCAGCACTTTACATGCTTacgtagctgctgcccactcctctgcttacgtagctgctgcccactccgCTGCTTatgtagctgctgcccactccgCTGCTTacgtagctgctgcccactctgCTGCTTacgtagctgctgcccactccgctgcctacgtagctgctgcccactccgCTGCTTACGTAGCTGCTGCCCACTACGCTGCTTacgtagctgctgcccactccgCTGCTTACATAGCTGCTGCCCACTCCGCTGCCTacgtagctgctgcccactccgCTGCCTATGTAGCTGCTTCCCACTGCGCTGCCTacgtagctgctgcccactccgCTGCCTATGTAGCTGCTTCCCACTCCACTGCCTacgtagctgctgcccactccgCTGCTTacgtagctgctgcccactccgctgcctacgtagctgcttcccactccgctgcctacgtagctgctgcccactcaGATGCCTatgtagctgctgcccactccgctgcctacgtagctgctgcccactccgctgcctacgtagctgctgcctacgtagctgctgcccactctgcggcctacgtagctgctgcccactccaCTGCTTacgtagctgctgcccactccgctgcctacgtagctgcttcccactccgctgcctacgtagctgctgcccactctgCTGCCTACGTATCTGATTCCCACTCCGCTGCCTACGTAGCTGTTGCCCACTCTGCTGCCTACGTAGCTGCTTCCCACTCCGCTGCCTacgtagctgctgcccactccgATGCCTACGTAGCTGCTTCCCACTCCGCTGCCTacgtagctgctgcccactccgCTGCCTATGTAGCTGCTTCCCACTCCACTGCCTacgtagctgctgcccactccgCTGCTTacgtagctgctgcccactccgctgcctacgtagctgcttcccactccgctgcctacgtagctgctgcccactccgATGCCTatgtagctgctgcccactccgctgcctatgtagctgctgcccactccgctgcctacgtagctgctgcctacgtagctgctgcccactctgcggcctacgtagctgctgcccactccaCTGCCTACATAGCTGCTGCCCACCCACCACGTAGCCGCCCACTCCCTGCCTACGTAGCTGCTTCCCACTCCGCTGCCTacgtagctgctgcccactccgATGCCTACATAGCTGCTGCCCACTCCGCTGCCTACGTAGCTGATGCCTacgtagctgctgcccactctgcggcctacgtagctgctgcccactccaCTGCTTacgtagctgctgcccactccgctgcctacgtagctgctgcccactccaCTGCTTacgtagctgctgcccactctgCTGCCTACGTATCTGATTCCCACTCCGCTGCCTacgtagctgctgcccactctgcggcctacgtagctgctgcccactccaCTGCTTacgtagctgctgcccactccgctgcctacgtagctgctgcccactccaCTGCTTacgtagctgctgcccactctgCTGCCTACGTATCTGATTCCCACTCCACTGCTTacgtagctgctgcccactctgCTGCCTACGTATCTGATTCCCACTCCGCTGCCTACGTAGCTGTTGCCCACTCTGCTGCCTACGTAGCTGCTTCCCACTCCGCTGCCTacgtagctgctgcccactccgATGCCTACATAGCTGCATCTCAGCGCTTCACTGCTGCTTCCGCTCCTTGA